In Planctomycetota bacterium, a genomic segment contains:
- the accB gene encoding acetyl-CoA carboxylase biotin carboxyl carrier protein — translation MIDIEKLRQLVDLMVEHELTEIDLSDEDESITLKRGPGGAIVYPAAQPAPGAMPATAAPAGSASEAPPAAPSDDGLKAIESPMVGTFYSAPDPDSPTFTSVGAAVSPDSVVCLVEAMKVFNEIKAEISGTVERVCVKSGDAVEFGQPLFMVRPA, via the coding sequence ATGATCGATATCGAGAAGCTCCGCCAGCTCGTGGACCTGATGGTCGAGCACGAGCTCACCGAGATCGATCTGAGTGACGAGGACGAGTCCATCACGCTGAAACGCGGCCCCGGGGGTGCGATCGTCTATCCGGCGGCCCAGCCGGCGCCCGGGGCTATGCCCGCGACGGCCGCACCCGCAGGATCGGCGAGCGAGGCTCCCCCGGCCGCCCCATCCGACGACGGCCTCAAGGCCATCGAGTCGCCCATGGTGGGCACCTTCTATTCCGCGCCCGATCCCGATTCGCCGACGTTCACGTCGGTGGGGGCTGCGGTCTCGCCCGATTCGGTGGTCTGCCTGGTCGAGGCCATGAAGGTCTTCAACGAGATCAAGGCCGAGATCTCGGGCACCGTCGAGCGGGTATGCGTGAAGAGCGGCGACGCGGTGGAGTTCGGCCAGCCGCTGTTCATGGTGCGTCCGGCCTGA